A single Anatilimnocola floriformis DNA region contains:
- a CDS encoding DUF1501 domain-containing protein: MLRLTDVGTAQTCDGVTRRDFLQVGALGAIGLGLPELLAAREAGAVSKEHDDRACILIFNLGAPSQMDTFDPKPNAAAEIRGPFQPISTNGDFQITEILPRHAKHADKFSIVRSCYHTAAAVHDTGHQMLQTGRLFSGGVNTPHAGSAVAYLRGRKTDLPASVILPEPMGSTGGNLPHGQDAGFLGKAFDPFSLMADPSQPNFKVPDLLPPQDLGEARMERRRRLRSVVEEQVAQFEASPAAKLMDSNFESAYRLMTSPQARAAFDLSKESPGMREKYGVNRFGQCCLLARRLIEAGVRFVTVNTFLTVFNEITWDIHGSKPFTSIEGMKDIVAPMYDQAYAALLEDLQDRGMLEKTLVCNLAEFGRTPRINPAGGRDHWPQCFSVYFAGGGIQGGRAIGKSDPTGGYPAERPTEPAEVVATIYKSLGFDLETALPGPAGRPFPLVDFGKHEVKELF; the protein is encoded by the coding sequence ATGCTGCGTTTGACGGATGTCGGCACTGCCCAGACCTGCGACGGCGTGACTCGCCGCGATTTTCTGCAGGTCGGCGCCCTTGGAGCCATCGGCTTGGGACTGCCGGAGTTGCTCGCCGCTCGCGAAGCTGGGGCCGTGAGCAAAGAGCACGACGACCGGGCCTGCATTCTGATTTTTAATCTCGGTGCCCCCAGCCAGATGGATACCTTTGATCCGAAGCCCAACGCGGCGGCGGAAATTCGGGGGCCGTTTCAGCCCATCTCGACTAACGGTGATTTTCAAATCACCGAGATCCTGCCGCGGCATGCTAAACATGCCGACAAGTTCTCGATCGTGCGTAGCTGTTATCACACGGCGGCTGCCGTGCATGACACCGGTCATCAGATGCTGCAGACGGGCCGCTTGTTCTCGGGCGGAGTGAATACGCCGCATGCCGGCAGCGCGGTCGCTTACTTGCGCGGCCGCAAAACCGATTTGCCCGCGTCGGTCATTTTGCCCGAGCCGATGGGCTCGACCGGCGGAAATCTTCCGCACGGCCAGGATGCCGGATTTCTCGGCAAGGCCTTTGATCCCTTCTCGCTGATGGCCGATCCATCGCAACCTAATTTCAAAGTTCCCGATCTGCTGCCACCGCAAGACTTGGGCGAAGCGAGGATGGAACGCCGGCGTCGGCTCCGCAGCGTTGTCGAAGAACAAGTGGCTCAGTTCGAAGCGAGTCCCGCTGCGAAGTTGATGGACAGCAACTTCGAATCGGCTTATCGACTGATGACCAGCCCCCAAGCGCGAGCCGCTTTCGATCTGTCGAAAGAATCGCCCGGCATGCGCGAAAAGTACGGCGTGAATCGCTTTGGCCAATGCTGCCTGCTCGCGCGGCGATTGATCGAAGCTGGCGTGCGATTCGTGACAGTCAACACGTTCCTGACGGTCTTCAACGAGATCACCTGGGACATTCACGGCAGCAAACCGTTCACCAGCATCGAAGGGATGAAGGACATCGTCGCGCCGATGTACGACCAGGCCTATGCCGCGCTGCTCGAAGATTTGCAGGACCGCGGCATGCTCGAGAAAACGCTCGTGTGCAACCTCGCCGAGTTCGGCCGCACGCCGCGGATCAATCCCGCCGGTGGCCGCGACCATTGGCCGCAGTGCTTCAGCGTGTATTTCGCCGGCGGCGGCATTCAAGGTGGTCGAGCGATCGGCAAGAGCGACCCAACCGGCGGCTATCCCGCCGAGCGTCCGACCGAGCCCGCCGAAGTCGTCGCCACGATCTACAAGAGCCTCGGCTTCGACCTGGAAACCGCCCTGCCCGGCCCCGCCGGCCGCCCCTTCCCGCTGGTCGACTTCGGCAAGCATGAAGTGAAAGAGTTGTTTTAG
- a CDS encoding DUF1549 and DUF1553 domain-containing protein, producing the protein MWRFLIAALCLGVTTYARAVEPDLVLLPPKISLSSTEARQTLVVQQRAGDLFQHQLRDGVKFTSSDDKIVRIEDGVAIPIANGTAKIIAEAGGKTAASEVTVANLEKPFAWSFRNHVESVLSKQGCNGGACHGARAGQKGFRLTLFGFDVDADYSYLTRQAIGRRIVPSDPGRSLILTKPTGLLPHKGGVKLDPASLEYRVIAEWIAAGTPPPRDDDPQIKRLEVLPKNSRQSPGKEQQLIVLAHFNDGHVEDVSRWAKYVSTNSSVAAVNERGLVKISGSGEAAVSIWYLNLTEMAYVSSPYPNQLTATSFAKEERKNFIDELVLAKLQSLEIPPSPRCDDATFIRRAFLDTIGTLPTAAETKEFLADKRDRLVDQLLGRPEFVDYWTNKWGDLLLLSGERLRPKALEAYHAWIKKNVAENKPWDKFVYEIVTATGSTHENGAANFYALHQDPEIMAETVSQAFMGLSIGCAKCHNHPLEKWTNDQYYGMANMFSRVRAKGWGGDYRNGDGLRVVYSDTQGELLQPSRGTAQTPRPLDGKAVEFNDTADRRVKLAEWLVSKENPYFTRAITNRVWANFFGVGLVEKVDDLRASNPASNDELLTAAAKFVQEHNYDLKQLMRQILQSTTYQRSSQPLPGNAADERFYSRYYPKRLKAEVLLDAISQVSGAPSQFRAMKPDGKPGDAVAAKRALQLPDSFVDSYFLKTFGRPDRLITCECERSDEPSMTQVFHLLNGETVNNKLKQKDNAVDIALKQDPATMLDDLFLAALSRPPTEKEKSQALQELSNAPEGEKRATLEDIFWSVMSGKEFVFNH; encoded by the coding sequence ATGTGGCGTTTTTTAATAGCAGCACTTTGTCTCGGCGTGACGACTTACGCGCGGGCGGTTGAACCAGACCTTGTGCTACTGCCGCCGAAGATCTCGCTATCTTCAACCGAAGCACGTCAAACGCTCGTCGTGCAACAACGTGCCGGTGACTTGTTCCAGCATCAACTGCGCGACGGCGTAAAGTTCACCAGCAGCGACGATAAGATCGTCCGTATCGAAGACGGCGTGGCCATTCCTATCGCAAACGGCACGGCAAAGATCATCGCAGAAGCAGGCGGAAAAACAGCCGCCTCGGAGGTAACTGTCGCGAATCTGGAAAAGCCTTTCGCGTGGTCCTTCCGCAATCACGTCGAATCGGTTCTTAGCAAACAAGGCTGCAATGGCGGGGCTTGCCACGGCGCTCGCGCGGGCCAGAAAGGTTTTCGCCTCACGCTGTTTGGCTTCGATGTCGATGCCGATTATTCGTATCTCACACGGCAAGCGATCGGCCGGCGGATTGTGCCCAGCGATCCGGGCCGGAGCTTGATTCTGACGAAGCCAACCGGCCTGCTGCCGCACAAAGGTGGCGTGAAGCTCGACCCGGCGTCGCTAGAATATCGCGTCATCGCCGAATGGATCGCAGCCGGTACGCCGCCACCGCGTGACGACGATCCGCAGATCAAACGGCTTGAAGTGCTGCCGAAGAATTCCCGTCAGTCGCCGGGCAAAGAGCAGCAGCTGATCGTCCTCGCGCATTTCAATGACGGCCATGTGGAAGATGTTTCGCGCTGGGCCAAGTATGTTTCGACCAACAGTTCCGTCGCCGCGGTAAACGAGCGCGGCCTGGTAAAGATCAGCGGCAGCGGCGAGGCAGCCGTGAGCATTTGGTATCTCAATCTCACCGAGATGGCTTACGTTTCGTCGCCGTATCCGAATCAACTCACCGCCACATCGTTTGCCAAGGAAGAGCGAAAGAACTTCATTGATGAGCTCGTGCTCGCGAAGTTGCAATCGCTCGAGATCCCTCCCTCGCCACGCTGCGACGACGCCACCTTCATCCGCCGTGCCTTTCTCGACACGATTGGCACGTTGCCGACGGCGGCTGAAACAAAAGAGTTCCTCGCCGACAAACGCGATCGGCTCGTCGATCAACTCCTCGGCAGGCCGGAGTTTGTCGATTACTGGACGAACAAATGGGGCGATCTGCTCCTCCTCTCTGGCGAACGACTCCGACCGAAGGCGCTCGAGGCGTATCATGCTTGGATCAAGAAAAACGTCGCCGAGAACAAGCCGTGGGATAAGTTCGTCTACGAGATCGTGACTGCGACCGGGAGCACACACGAGAATGGCGCCGCGAATTTTTACGCGCTCCATCAAGATCCCGAGATCATGGCGGAGACCGTTTCGCAGGCCTTCATGGGGCTCTCGATCGGCTGCGCGAAGTGCCACAACCATCCGCTGGAAAAATGGACTAACGACCAATACTACGGCATGGCCAACATGTTCAGCCGTGTGCGAGCCAAGGGCTGGGGCGGCGACTATCGCAACGGCGATGGCCTGCGAGTCGTCTATTCCGATACGCAAGGCGAACTGCTGCAGCCCAGTCGCGGCACGGCACAAACGCCGCGGCCTCTCGATGGCAAAGCAGTCGAGTTCAACGACACTGCCGACCGCCGCGTGAAGCTCGCCGAGTGGCTGGTGTCGAAAGAAAACCCCTATTTCACGCGCGCGATTACCAATCGCGTCTGGGCCAACTTCTTCGGTGTCGGCTTGGTCGAAAAAGTCGATGATCTCCGCGCGAGCAATCCAGCTAGCAACGATGAACTCCTGACTGCTGCGGCCAAATTCGTGCAGGAGCACAACTACGATCTGAAGCAACTCATGCGGCAGATTCTTCAATCGACCACCTATCAACGCAGCAGCCAACCACTCCCCGGCAACGCAGCCGACGAGCGATTCTACAGCCGCTATTACCCCAAGCGTCTGAAAGCCGAAGTGCTGCTCGATGCCATCTCGCAGGTCAGCGGCGCCCCTTCGCAATTCCGCGCGATGAAGCCCGACGGCAAACCCGGCGATGCGGTTGCTGCGAAACGGGCGTTGCAACTCCCCGATTCCTTCGTCGACTCGTACTTTCTCAAAACCTTCGGTCGGCCCGATCGCCTCATTACCTGTGAATGCGAACGAAGCGACGAGCCGAGCATGACGCAAGTCTTCCACTTACTCAACGGCGAAACGGTGAACAACAAGCTGAAGCAAAAAGACAACGCAGTCGACATCGCGCTCAAGCAAGATCCCGCCACGATGCTCGACGATCTGTTCCTCGCAGCGCTCTCGCGTCCACCGACCGAGAAAGAAAAAAGCCAAGCTCTGCAGGAACTGAGTAATGCCCCCGAAGGTGAGAAGCGCGCCACGCTCGAAGACATCTTTTGGAGCGTGATGAGCGGCAAGGAGTTTGTGTTCAATCATTAG
- a CDS encoding WD40 repeat domain-containing protein, whose protein sequence is MFPNYQAPAYRVALLFVAGSAIPNFAQSPDYTKQIQPILNKYCTSCHNNEDREGKLSLESYDALLKGGPKGALVTAGHGDLSRMILVLTGKAQPAMPPKDSDPPTAAEIALLKAWIDAGAKGPSGAAPDPTILNTPQIKVTTPARKSVNAVAVSSRGNAVALARYGEVELQRGNQSQLLSGHRGSVNAISFSDDGQWLVAGAGEPGLFGEARIWNVADGTLLKTVQGHKDSIYAVRLSPDRKVLAMGGYDGLITLWDTNDGKLLKKLEGHNGAVFELAFRRDGQILASCSGDRTVKLWNVASGERLETLKEATKELYTLAFSPTGDRVAAAGVDNRIRIWQVSGDGKEGTNPLLTSKFAHETAVLRIVWSADGKTIVSAGEDRLIKVWNAADLSIRQTLPKQSDWATGLANMASNTKLFVGRIDGSSQSLDIAPPPAITTAELIPAAETPPEVDYGEQPAIDKLPKVAEVEPNDTPAEAAAFKLPGIVTGTIHRADRNDDVDLFRFFAEEGEQWIFETNAARSGSLLDSKLEILDTDGKPVPRVLLRGVRDTEIEFRGMNSDQRGVRLKNYEEMLLNEYVFLGGEVIKHFQQRRGPDADGNFFPENGNRFTFFETTPRAHALGEPGYMVVPYPVGTQLPNNGLPVFTLNFENDDQSQKKFGKDSQVTFVAPQTGDYLVRVSDVRNFAGDKYTYQLIGRRPQPGFKVTVNGMNPTVNAASGKTFGVKAERIDNFMGEIRVDISELPPGFTATSPLVIPAGLYEAQGVINCAESAAAPTAENEKLSKVVATAIVAGKERTQESGSLGTIKRADKPKVIAHLELSTPDPVANPNSPPEITLAPGGSVTAKLRIERQNFNDRVAFDVQNLPHGVIVDDIGLSGVLIVEGQLERTIFLRAEPWVKDQDRLFHAQANVEGNQVSKPMLLKIRK, encoded by the coding sequence ATGTTTCCGAACTATCAAGCGCCAGCTTATCGAGTCGCACTACTGTTCGTTGCTGGTTCAGCAATTCCGAACTTCGCCCAATCCCCCGACTACACCAAACAAATCCAACCGATCCTCAACAAATACTGCACCAGTTGTCACAACAACGAGGACCGCGAGGGGAAGTTATCGCTGGAGAGTTACGACGCGCTACTCAAGGGCGGACCGAAGGGCGCGCTCGTTACAGCAGGCCATGGCGATTTGAGTCGGATGATTCTGGTACTGACCGGCAAGGCCCAACCGGCGATGCCGCCGAAAGATAGCGATCCGCCAACGGCTGCCGAGATCGCGCTGCTGAAAGCTTGGATCGATGCGGGTGCCAAAGGCCCAAGTGGCGCCGCGCCCGATCCGACAATTCTCAACACGCCGCAGATCAAAGTAACCACGCCCGCGCGAAAGAGCGTGAACGCAGTGGCCGTATCGTCCCGGGGAAATGCGGTCGCATTAGCACGCTATGGCGAAGTGGAACTGCAGCGGGGAAACCAATCCCAACTCCTGAGTGGTCATCGCGGTAGTGTGAATGCGATTTCCTTTTCCGACGATGGCCAATGGCTGGTCGCAGGCGCCGGCGAGCCCGGCTTGTTCGGCGAAGCACGCATTTGGAATGTAGCGGACGGCACGCTGCTGAAGACCGTGCAGGGGCACAAGGACAGCATTTACGCGGTGCGTCTAAGTCCCGATCGCAAAGTGCTTGCGATGGGTGGTTACGACGGCTTGATCACGCTGTGGGACACCAACGATGGTAAGCTCCTGAAGAAACTCGAAGGGCACAATGGCGCGGTATTCGAGTTGGCCTTTCGCCGCGACGGTCAAATTCTGGCAAGTTGCAGCGGCGATCGCACAGTGAAGTTGTGGAATGTGGCGAGCGGTGAACGCCTCGAAACGCTGAAGGAAGCGACGAAGGAACTTTACACGCTGGCCTTCAGTCCGACGGGCGATCGGGTAGCCGCGGCGGGTGTCGACAACCGGATCCGCATTTGGCAGGTCAGCGGCGATGGCAAGGAAGGAACCAATCCGCTGCTGACTTCCAAGTTTGCCCATGAAACTGCGGTGCTGCGAATCGTGTGGTCTGCCGATGGCAAGACGATTGTCTCGGCTGGCGAGGATCGGTTGATCAAAGTTTGGAACGCTGCCGATTTGTCGATTCGTCAGACGCTGCCGAAGCAAAGTGACTGGGCCACGGGGCTGGCGAACATGGCGAGCAATACGAAGCTGTTCGTCGGCCGCATTGATGGCAGCAGCCAATCGCTCGACATCGCCCCACCGCCGGCGATCACGACGGCCGAGTTGATTCCTGCTGCCGAAACGCCGCCGGAAGTCGACTACGGCGAACAGCCGGCGATCGATAAGTTGCCGAAGGTGGCTGAAGTCGAACCAAACGACACCCCAGCGGAGGCTGCGGCGTTCAAGTTACCGGGCATCGTCACCGGAACGATTCATCGCGCCGATCGCAACGATGACGTCGATTTGTTTCGTTTCTTCGCCGAGGAAGGCGAGCAGTGGATCTTCGAAACGAACGCTGCCCGCAGCGGTTCGCTGCTCGATAGCAAATTGGAGATCCTCGATACCGATGGCAAACCCGTACCGCGCGTGCTCCTTCGCGGCGTGCGCGATACCGAGATCGAGTTCCGCGGAATGAACAGCGACCAGCGCGGCGTGCGACTCAAGAATTACGAGGAGATGCTTCTCAACGAATACGTCTTTCTCGGTGGCGAGGTGATCAAGCACTTTCAGCAGCGGCGTGGGCCCGATGCCGATGGTAACTTCTTTCCCGAGAACGGCAACCGTTTTACGTTTTTTGAAACGACGCCGCGGGCACACGCGCTGGGGGAACCAGGTTACATGGTGGTTCCTTATCCGGTCGGCACGCAGTTGCCAAATAACGGCTTACCGGTGTTCACGCTCAATTTCGAGAACGACGATCAGTCGCAAAAGAAGTTCGGCAAGGATTCGCAAGTGACCTTCGTCGCGCCGCAAACCGGCGACTATCTAGTGCGAGTCAGCGACGTCCGCAACTTCGCCGGCGACAAGTACACCTATCAACTCATCGGCCGCCGGCCGCAGCCTGGTTTCAAAGTGACCGTGAATGGCATGAATCCGACGGTCAACGCCGCCAGCGGTAAGACCTTTGGCGTGAAAGCCGAGCGGATCGACAACTTCATGGGCGAGATCCGCGTTGATATTTCCGAACTGCCGCCGGGCTTTACGGCAACCTCGCCGCTCGTCATCCCGGCTGGTCTCTACGAAGCCCAGGGTGTGATTAACTGTGCGGAGAGTGCTGCAGCGCCGACGGCAGAGAATGAAAAGCTTTCCAAAGTCGTCGCAACCGCGATCGTTGCCGGCAAAGAACGAACGCAAGAATCTGGCAGTCTCGGCACGATCAAGCGCGCCGACAAGCCGAAGGTCATCGCTCATCTCGAACTTTCCACGCCCGATCCGGTCGCCAATCCCAACAGCCCGCCCGAGATCACTCTCGCTCCTGGCGGCAGCGTGACTGCGAAGCTGCGCATCGAGCGCCAAAATTTCAACGATCGCGTGGCCTTCGACGTGCAGAACCTGCCGCACGGCGTGATTGTTGACGACATCGGTCTCAGTGGCGTGCTGATTGTAGAGGGGCAACTAGAGCGCACGATCTTCCTCCGCGCCGAGCCGTGGGTAAAAGATCAGGATCGCTTGTTCCACGCCCAAGCCAACGTCGAGGGAAATCAGGTGAGCAAGCCGATGTTGCTGAAGATCCGCAAGTAA
- a CDS encoding acetamidase/formamidase family protein — MQRLPIGPLYYEYSRHNEPRLHIHSGETVVVESEDAFSGQIRTNDDRRDKVKLPQGNPQTGPIWIEDAEPGDSLAVTIREIKPLIGQCSTRTSDPRQLAEWLGTECPHGTHVCPIRDGQIFWSDKITIPYAPMLGCIGTAPDWGVPTTIPAGIHGGNMDIIEVCPGNTIYLPVFVKGGYLYLGDAHAAMGHGELSASGLEMPAETTITVELRKGKKVSGPRIESPTELMAVATGCPMERAAAEAFAKLILWLEADYGWDRWRSYDLLTHVARISVGYYAFGTVAAKIEKRYLQ, encoded by the coding sequence ATGCAACGCCTGCCCATCGGTCCGCTTTACTACGAATACAGCCGGCACAACGAGCCGCGGCTGCACATCCACTCAGGCGAAACCGTCGTTGTCGAAAGCGAAGACGCCTTCAGCGGCCAGATTCGGACCAACGATGACCGCCGCGACAAAGTGAAGTTGCCGCAGGGGAATCCGCAGACGGGGCCAATCTGGATTGAAGACGCCGAGCCGGGCGATTCGCTTGCCGTGACCATTCGCGAGATCAAGCCGCTGATCGGGCAGTGTTCCACGCGCACCAGCGACCCGCGCCAACTGGCCGAATGGCTGGGGACGGAGTGTCCGCACGGCACGCATGTGTGCCCTATTCGTGACGGCCAGATTTTTTGGAGCGACAAGATCACGATTCCGTATGCGCCGATGCTCGGCTGCATTGGCACCGCGCCCGACTGGGGCGTGCCGACGACGATTCCCGCTGGCATTCATGGCGGCAACATGGACATCATCGAGGTCTGCCCCGGCAACACGATTTATCTGCCGGTGTTCGTCAAAGGTGGCTACCTTTATCTGGGCGATGCACATGCCGCGATGGGGCACGGCGAACTTTCGGCCAGCGGTTTGGAAATGCCCGCCGAAACCACGATCACGGTTGAACTGCGCAAGGGCAAGAAAGTGAGCGGTCCGCGCATTGAATCGCCAACGGAACTGATGGCCGTCGCCACCGGTTGCCCGATGGAACGAGCCGCGGCGGAAGCATTTGCGAAGCTGATTCTTTGGCTTGAAGCCGACTACGGCTGGGACCGCTGGCGGTCGTATGACCTGCTCACGCATGTGGCCCGTATCAGCGTCGGCTATTACGCCTTCGGTACGGTGGCGGCGAAGATCGAGAAGCGTTACTTGCAGTAA
- a CDS encoding redox-sensing transcriptional repressor Rex: MAAIFGRIGACWDGCMTEGKKSAEENAEPQVPQAVVSRLSLYLRELQHLVRDGHETTSSTQLGRLLGFTDAQVRKDLAYFGQFGYPGIGYRCAELIAAIKKILGTNQSWNLAIVGMGNLGRALIGYRGFHQQGFEIVAGFDTDPAKIGTHTDGVEVFHLDDASRVIQEKNIRMAIVAVPSPVAQRVADALVAAGIEGILNFAPVTLALPKHIHTVGVDLAIELEQLSFNVVSKFPKE, translated from the coding sequence GTGGCGGCCATCTTCGGCCGCATAGGTGCTTGTTGGGATGGGTGCATGACGGAAGGTAAGAAATCCGCCGAAGAGAATGCCGAACCCCAAGTGCCGCAGGCCGTTGTCAGCCGCCTGAGTCTTTACCTGCGCGAACTGCAGCACTTGGTGCGCGACGGCCACGAAACGACGAGCTCAACGCAGCTCGGTCGGCTGCTGGGCTTCACCGATGCCCAGGTGCGCAAGGATCTGGCCTACTTCGGGCAATTTGGCTACCCTGGCATCGGCTATCGCTGTGCGGAACTGATCGCCGCGATCAAGAAGATTCTGGGAACCAACCAATCCTGGAACCTGGCCATTGTCGGCATGGGTAACTTGGGTCGAGCCTTGATCGGCTACCGCGGCTTCCACCAGCAGGGCTTTGAAATTGTCGCCGGCTTCGACACCGACCCGGCCAAAATCGGCACGCATACCGACGGCGTCGAGGTTTTTCACCTCGACGACGCCAGCCGAGTGATTCAAGAAAAAAACATCCGCATGGCCATCGTGGCCGTCCCTTCGCCTGTCGCCCAGCGAGTGGCCGATGCGCTGGTCGCGGCTGGCATTGAGGGGATCCTCAATTTTGCCCCGGTCACGCTGGCATTGCCGAAGCATATCCACACCGTGGGCGTCGATCTCGCGATCGAGCTAGAACAGCTGTCTTTTAACGTGGTCAGCAAGTTCCCGAAGGAATAG
- a CDS encoding type II secretion system protein: protein MKSKFRSAFTLVEILIVVVIMAILAATIIPQFTDSATDAKKGTAVFNLSTLRGQIETYKSNHDGLKPSATLIELTQQTNKAGAAGTTTAHIYGPYLREIPENAITKSQTVKAIMNNPPTAADVSASNGGWLYHAATGNVWLDDATLYTE, encoded by the coding sequence ATGAAAAGCAAGTTCCGTTCAGCGTTTACCTTGGTTGAAATTCTGATCGTGGTCGTGATCATGGCCATCCTGGCCGCGACCATCATCCCGCAGTTCACCGACTCGGCCACCGATGCCAAGAAGGGAACGGCTGTGTTCAATCTGTCGACCCTTCGCGGTCAGATCGAAACCTATAAGAGCAATCACGACGGTTTGAAGCCGAGCGCCACGTTGATCGAATTGACTCAGCAAACGAACAAGGCCGGCGCCGCCGGTACGACCACGGCCCACATCTATGGCCCGTACCTCCGCGAAATTCCGGAAAATGCGATCACCAAGAGCCAGACCGTGAAGGCCATCATGAACAATCCCCCGACGGCTGCCGACGTGAGCGCCAGCAACGGCGGTTGGTTGTATCATGCTGCCACCGGCAACGTGTGGTTGGACGACGCGACGCTGTACACCGAGTAA
- a CDS encoding EAL domain-containing protein: protein MMNSVAPPTLKVTWYLTGRLSVMGKVESIDVSVVPFQVGRRHGLPLSLSYATVSSLHAEIKIEEGYLQIRDAGSTNGTFVNGKQVREWETLSDGDLIQFADVPFRVGMKVPQGTSSTLCDPSGASERALSLIQFDKLMTDRAVVPHFQPILDIRNGKVTGYEVLGRSNLFGLKTPRDMFLAASQLDLEAELSTMLRVAGLECAPQADTSLSLYLNTHPAEIVTSNLFDSLVELRTNFPNQAITLEVHEASATDLASMKELKRRLHELGIKLAYDDFGVGQSRLVELAEVSPDVVKFDMQLIRDIHLSPPRHQQMVAKLVQMVRELGSASLAEGVESEAEHRCCCEMGFDLGQGYYYGKPMPAPDLPTPTVGRLRPLF from the coding sequence ATGATGAATTCTGTAGCACCGCCGACATTGAAAGTGACTTGGTACCTGACCGGGCGCCTGAGCGTCATGGGCAAGGTCGAGAGCATTGACGTCTCGGTGGTGCCGTTTCAAGTCGGCCGCCGCCATGGCCTGCCGCTGTCATTGTCTTATGCGACCGTTTCCAGCCTGCACGCCGAAATCAAGATCGAAGAAGGCTATCTGCAGATTCGCGACGCCGGCAGCACGAACGGCACGTTCGTCAACGGCAAGCAAGTGCGCGAATGGGAAACACTTAGCGACGGCGACCTGATTCAGTTTGCCGACGTGCCGTTCCGCGTTGGTATGAAAGTGCCGCAAGGCACAAGCTCGACCCTGTGCGATCCTTCGGGCGCCTCCGAACGCGCGCTGTCGCTCATTCAGTTCGACAAACTGATGACCGATCGCGCCGTCGTGCCACACTTTCAACCGATCCTCGACATTCGCAACGGCAAAGTTACCGGCTACGAAGTTCTCGGCCGCAGCAACCTCTTCGGCTTGAAGACGCCGCGCGATATGTTCCTGGCCGCTTCGCAACTCGATCTCGAAGCCGAACTCAGCACCATGCTGCGAGTGGCCGGTCTCGAGTGCGCGCCGCAGGCCGATACTTCGCTCAGCCTCTACTTAAATACACATCCGGCGGAAATCGTCACGTCGAATCTTTTCGATTCGCTCGTCGAACTCCGCACGAATTTTCCGAACCAGGCCATCACGCTGGAAGTTCACGAAGCTTCGGCGACCGACCTGGCTTCGATGAAAGAACTGAAACGCCGGTTGCATGAGCTCGGCATCAAATTGGCCTACGACGATTTCGGCGTGGGACAATCGCGTCTGGTCGAACTCGCCGAAGTCAGCCCGGATGTTGTGAAGTTCGACATGCAGTTGATTCGCGACATTCATCTCTCTCCGCCCCGCCATCAGCAGATGGTGGCGAAACTCGTGCAAATGGTTCGCGAACTCGGCAGCGCCTCGCTGGCCGAAGGCGTGGAATCGGAAGCCGAACATCGCTGCTGCTGCGAAATGGGTTTCGACCTGGGCCAGGGCTACTACTACGGCAAACCAATGCCCGCCCCCGATCTGCCGACGCCGACGGTGGGCCGCTTACGGCCGCTGTTCTAA